The Nitrospirota bacterium genome contains the following window.
CGTCTTTGCCTTCTGAGACATGCCTTTATCCTTGCAACAAGTTCGATGGTCTCAAATGGTTTAACAACATAATCATCAGCCCCTATCTCTAATCCGAGAACCTTATCAGAAACACTGTCTCTTGCTGTAAGCATAATTACAGGAATGGGCGAATCCTGCCTGAGCCTTCTGCATACCTCCATACCGTCCATATCGGGAAGCATTAAATCGAGTATTATAAGATCAGGAGAGCTTTTTGAGACATATTCTATTGCCTCTTTACCTCTCGATGCACATGCTACCTCAAAACCCTGAAGTTCGAGGTTTGCCTTTAGAACTTTAAGGATATCTAAGTCATCATCTACGAGAAGTATCTTTTCGCTTTCCATCTAACTCTTAACTCTCAACTCTTAACTCCTAACACGGGGTAGCGTAAAGACAAAATTGCTCCCCTTACCTACCTCACTTTCAACCCTGATACTACCACCATGAGCCTCAACAATCCCTTTGCATATCGCCAGACCAAGACCAGCACCCCTACTTCCTGAGTCCTTAACCTTATGAAACTTTTCGAATATCTTTTCCTGATCTTCAGGTGCAATACCTGTTCCGTTATCGCTAACGCTCACAACTACATTACTATTTTCTTCGTATGCCCTCACAGTGATCTTTCCCCCTTCAGGTGTAAATTGTAGAGCATTAGAGATAAGGTTTATAAGCACCTGCCTTATCCTGTCTTCATCTATAGAGGTTACAAGTCCCCTTTTGGTACTCACCTCTAATTCAATCTTTTTCTCACTCGCTAATGGCTGAAAGGTAATAACTATTTCATTGATAAGGGTTGATATATCATATGGTTTTAACATCATTCCTATCGTCCCCATCTCAATCCTTGAGAGGTCGAGGAGGTCATTAACAAGCCGTGTGAGTCTGTCTGCATTATTCTTAACAATTTCTAAGAATGGGGTCGTTCCACCATCTGACTTTGCAATAAGATAATCCATCGCACCCCTTATGGCTGTCAATGGCGTCCTCAGTTCATGTGAGATGTCTGCCATGAAAGCGGATTTTCTCTTATCTAATTCCTCAAGTCTTCTGTTTGCCTCGATAAGTTTTTTATTTACCTCAGCAAGATCCTCTGTAGCTATCTTTACCTTATCTTCTAAGGTTGTGTGATATTCCTTCAGCTTGTCAGCCATCTCATAAAAGGCTGTGCTGAGTTCCTCTATCTCATCGCCTGTTTTAAGTGGAGAGAATGTTCCGTATGAACCTGTTCCAATCCTGACTGAATCCTTTT
Protein-coding sequences here:
- a CDS encoding response regulator transcription factor, producing MESEKILLVDDDLDILKVLKANLELQGFEVACASRGKEAIEYVSKSSPDLIILDLMLPDMDGMEVCRRLRQDSPIPVIMLTARDSVSDKVLGLEIGADDYVVKPFETIELVARIKACLRRQRRKIPAEVVIEDLSIDFTKREVKVKGEIVELTPKEYEILKTLISHRGEVLSRDFLRHHVWKDSHLYEWSRVIDVHIQHLRNKIEKDPSNPEYILTVPGAGYRFKD
- a CDS encoding ATP-binding protein, which produces MIEIMLDILKKGSGALQGFFSVGLNTKFLITIGIVITITLCTAFHLLSKKQERQILSQVEKQARILFQQIIITRKWVASHGGGVVYVEKLPGVKSNPYLPKADIIGKGGRVYTKRNPALVTRELSEYAAKEGLYWFHITSLKLINPDNAPDDFEKEALIAFEKDSQKEFSKIESIKGKKVFRYMSPLYIGEECLQCHAAQDYKVGDVRGGISVFMPMEDVEMAIRSNTTMMKITGGLTIFFVSLVLMFLIRFFVVKPIGKLKKDSVRIGTGSYGTFSPLKTGDEIEELSTAFYEMADKLKEYHTTLEDKVKIATEDLAEVNKKLIEANRRLEELDKRKSAFMADISHELRTPLTAIRGAMDYLIAKSDGGTTPFLEIVKNNADRLTRLVNDLLDLSRIEMGTIGMMLKPYDISTLINEIVITFQPLASEKKIELEVSTKRGLVTSIDEDRIRQVLINLISNALQFTPEGGKITVRAYEENSNVVVSVSDNGTGIAPEDQEKIFEKFHKVKDSGSRGAGLGLAICKGIVEAHGGSIRVESEVGKGSNFVFTLPRVRS